Proteins from a genomic interval of Chroococcidiopsis thermalis PCC 7203:
- a CDS encoding glycosyltransferase, protein MTHFGIICPSSTGPLNTMLPLGQELQRRGHRVTVIGILDARPKVLVAGLEFQVVGEDEFPEGAMAESFAQLGKLSGLAALAYTINLLKNLATVTLRDAPDLLQASNVEALLVNQGSREGGTVADFLGIPFVTVCSAVVLNREPSVPPFNTLWQYSPAWWARLRNRAGYALLNRVARPTRTVIQEYRREWKLPLHAHPNDAYSRLAQISQAPAEFEFPREKLPSWFHFTGSYHSSASREPVPFPYENLTEKPLIYASMGTLQNRLIGIFQQIASACEGLDAQLVISLGGSARPESLPKLPGNPVVVEYAPQLEILKKATLMITHAGMNTTMECLKYGVPMVAIPVTNDQPGVAARIAWTGVGEYVPLSRLNVPKLKAAIQKVFTENSYKQNAARLQQAIQKAGGVTRAADIIEQAISTGKPVLANVS, encoded by the coding sequence ATGACTCATTTTGGAATCATTTGTCCCAGCTCAACAGGACCCCTCAATACCATGCTTCCGCTGGGACAGGAACTTCAACGGCGGGGTCATCGCGTCACTGTAATCGGGATACTGGACGCTCGACCTAAAGTATTAGTAGCAGGATTAGAATTCCAGGTAGTAGGCGAGGATGAGTTTCCAGAAGGTGCAATGGCAGAATCTTTTGCCCAACTGGGAAAACTGAGTGGATTAGCAGCGTTGGCATATACTATTAATCTGCTGAAAAATTTGGCGACTGTTACCCTGCGGGATGCCCCAGACTTACTCCAAGCATCCAATGTAGAAGCCTTGCTCGTAAACCAAGGTTCTAGAGAAGGAGGTACTGTTGCAGATTTTCTAGGTATTCCTTTTGTGACCGTGTGCAGTGCCGTGGTGCTGAATCGAGAACCTAGCGTTCCTCCTTTTAACACTCTTTGGCAGTATAGCCCTGCTTGGTGGGCGCGTTTACGCAACCGAGCAGGTTATGCGTTATTAAATCGCGTTGCTCGTCCTACTCGAACCGTTATTCAAGAATATCGCCGAGAGTGGAAATTGCCCTTACACGCTCACCCCAATGATGCGTACTCTCGATTAGCTCAAATCAGTCAAGCCCCTGCCGAATTTGAATTTCCTAGAGAGAAATTACCTTCTTGGTTCCATTTCACTGGCTCGTATCATTCTTCTGCTAGTCGAGAGCCTGTGCCTTTCCCCTACGAAAATTTGACTGAAAAGCCCTTGATTTATGCTTCGATGGGAACGTTACAAAATCGTTTGATTGGAATTTTTCAGCAAATTGCATCAGCTTGTGAAGGATTGGATGCTCAATTAGTCATTTCATTGGGTGGTTCTGCTCGTCCAGAATCATTACCAAAATTACCTGGAAATCCCGTAGTCGTCGAGTATGCACCCCAACTAGAAATACTCAAAAAAGCAACTTTGATGATTACTCACGCAGGCATGAATACAACGATGGAATGCTTGAAATATGGAGTACCGATGGTGGCAATTCCAGTGACAAACGATCAACCAGGTGTAGCCGCAAGAATTGCTTGGACTGGGGTAGGGGAATACGTACCATTATCTCGCTTGAACGTTCCCAAGTTAAAAGCAGCTATTCAAAAAGTATTCACCGAAAATTCTTACAAACAAAATGCGGCAAGATTGCAACAGGCAATTCAAAAAGCTGGTGGCGTGACTCGCGCTGCCGATATTATCGAACAAGCTATATCTACAGGTAAACCCGTCCTTGCTAATGTTAGTTGA
- a CDS encoding manganese catalase family protein, translated as MFYHKKQLQYFTPPAKPDAAYAKKLQELIGGSFGEMTVMMQYLFQGWNCRGPAKYRDMLLDIGTEEIGHVEMLATMVAHLLDKAPVNMQEDGAKDPVVGAVMGGVRPRDVIMAAAMNPQHATVSGGGAMPADSVGFPWNGRFIVASGNLLADFRSNLHAESQGLLQAVRLYEMTDDPGVRDMLSFNIARDTMHQNQWLAAIEDLKSEGFEETVVPKIAYEYGKKENAYQFWNHSEGEESAQGRWAKGASIDGKGQFEYVANPQPIGPEPNLPQPDPKLHGTMKSPQAQQMQEGSVVSKAVQGVADAVEGTANTINKITGGDGQ; from the coding sequence GATGCTGCCTATGCAAAAAAGCTGCAAGAACTAATTGGCGGTTCTTTTGGCGAAATGACCGTGATGATGCAGTACCTATTCCAAGGTTGGAACTGCCGGGGACCCGCTAAGTACCGCGATATGCTATTAGACATTGGAACTGAGGAAATCGGTCACGTTGAAATGCTAGCAACGATGGTTGCTCATTTGTTGGATAAAGCACCAGTCAATATGCAAGAAGATGGGGCAAAAGATCCAGTCGTTGGTGCGGTCATGGGTGGCGTTCGTCCGCGAGATGTGATTATGGCAGCGGCAATGAATCCTCAACACGCCACTGTTTCGGGTGGGGGGGCAATGCCAGCGGATAGCGTAGGTTTTCCTTGGAACGGACGCTTTATTGTTGCTAGTGGCAACTTGTTGGCAGACTTCCGCTCTAATCTTCACGCCGAATCTCAGGGTCTTTTACAGGCTGTACGGTTGTACGAAATGACAGACGACCCAGGTGTAAGAGACATGCTCAGTTTCAATATTGCCCGCGACACCATGCATCAAAACCAGTGGTTAGCGGCAATTGAAGATCTGAAAAGCGAAGGATTTGAGGAAACAGTTGTTCCCAAGATCGCGTATGAATATGGGAAGAAAGAGAACGCTTATCAGTTCTGGAATCACTCTGAGGGAGAAGAAAGCGCTCAAGGTCGTTGGGCGAAAGGTGCTTCAATCGACGGTAAAGGTCAGTTTGAGTATGTAGCAAATCCGCAGCCAATAGGACCAGAACCAAATCTTCCTCAACCCGATCCAAAACTTCACGGTACGATGAAATCACCTCAAGCTCAACAGATGCAGGAGGGTAGTGTTGTATCTAAGGCAGTCCAGGGTGTAGCTGATGCAGTTGAAGGTACGGCTAATACCATTAATAAAATTACTGGTGGAGACGGACAGTAA